One Leucobacter muris DNA segment encodes these proteins:
- the glpK gene encoding glycerol kinase GlpK: MSKYVIAIDQGTTSSRAIIFDRSGSIISVGQKEHEQIMPQAGWVEHDATEIWQNVQEVIGIALGRADLTRHDIAAIGITNQRETAVVWNKKTGKPVYNAIVWQDTRTQDIVDRLAADGGTDRFKEIVGLPLATYFSGTKIVWILENVEGAREAAEAGDLLFGTTDCWVLWNLTGGVDGGVHTTDVTNASRTLFMDLETLEWRDDILEVFGVPRSMLPEIKSSSEVYGHAEDSSLLRETPIAGILGDQQAATFGQAAFQAGESKNTYGTGCFLIFNTGEEIVRSKNGLLTTVGYKLGDGPTHYALEGSIAVTGSLIQWLRDQLGIIESAPQVEELAASVPDNGGVYIVPAFSGLFAPYWRPDARGAIVGLTRYANKGHIARAALEAVAFQTRDVLDAVNADAGVDLTELKVDGGMVANNALMQFQADVLGVPVVRPVVAETTALGAAYAAGLAVGFWNGLDDLSANWQEDRRWEPEMEDADRDRQLRNWRKAVTKSMDWVDDDVK; the protein is encoded by the coding sequence ATGTCCAAGTACGTCATCGCCATCGATCAGGGCACGACCTCGAGCCGCGCCATCATCTTCGATCGGTCGGGATCCATCATCTCGGTCGGGCAGAAGGAGCACGAGCAGATCATGCCGCAGGCCGGCTGGGTCGAGCACGACGCGACCGAGATCTGGCAGAACGTGCAGGAGGTGATCGGCATCGCCCTCGGACGCGCCGACCTCACCCGGCACGACATCGCCGCGATCGGCATCACCAACCAGCGCGAGACGGCGGTCGTCTGGAACAAGAAGACCGGCAAGCCCGTCTACAACGCCATCGTGTGGCAGGACACGCGCACGCAGGACATCGTGGACCGTCTCGCGGCCGACGGCGGCACCGACCGCTTCAAGGAGATCGTCGGGCTGCCGCTCGCCACCTACTTCTCCGGCACCAAGATCGTCTGGATCCTCGAGAACGTCGAGGGCGCGCGCGAGGCGGCCGAGGCCGGCGACCTGCTCTTCGGCACGACCGACTGCTGGGTGCTGTGGAACCTGACTGGCGGCGTCGACGGCGGCGTGCACACCACCGACGTCACCAACGCCTCGCGCACCCTGTTCATGGATCTCGAGACCCTCGAGTGGCGCGACGACATCCTCGAGGTGTTCGGCGTGCCGCGCTCGATGCTGCCCGAGATCAAGTCGTCGTCCGAGGTCTACGGCCACGCCGAGGACTCGTCGCTGCTGCGCGAAACCCCCATCGCGGGCATCCTCGGCGACCAGCAGGCCGCCACCTTCGGCCAGGCCGCCTTCCAGGCGGGCGAGTCGAAGAACACCTACGGCACCGGCTGCTTCCTCATCTTCAACACCGGCGAGGAGATCGTCCGCTCGAAGAACGGGCTGCTCACCACCGTCGGCTACAAGCTGGGCGACGGCCCCACCCACTACGCGCTCGAGGGTTCCATCGCGGTGACGGGCTCGCTCATCCAGTGGCTGCGAGACCAGCTCGGCATCATCGAGTCGGCGCCGCAGGTCGAGGAGCTGGCGGCGAGCGTGCCTGACAACGGCGGCGTCTACATCGTGCCCGCCTTCTCGGGCCTGTTCGCCCCCTACTGGCGCCCCGACGCCCGCGGCGCCATCGTCGGGCTCACCCGCTACGCGAACAAGGGCCACATCGCCCGCGCCGCGCTCGAGGCCGTCGCTTTCCAGACCCGCGACGTGCTCGACGCGGTGAACGCCGACGCGGGCGTCGACCTCACCGAGCTCAAGGTCGACGGCGGCATGGTCGCGAACAACGCGCTCATGCAGTTCCAGGCCGACGTGCTCGGCGTGCCCGTGGTGCGCCCGGTCGTCGCCGAGACCACCGCGCTCGGCGCCGCCTACGCGGCCGGCCTCGCAGTGGGCTTCTGGAACGGCCTCGACGACCTGTCGGCCAACTGGCAGGAGGATCGCCGCTGGGAGCCCGAGATGGAGGACGCCGACCGCGACCGCCAGCTGCGCAACTGGCGCAAGGCCGTCACCAAGTCGATGGACTGGGTCGACGACGACGTCAAGTAA
- a CDS encoding MIP/aquaporin family protein, with amino-acid sequence MDVNLGLYFLSEMVGTGLLVLLGCGVVANVALAKTKGNAGGFLMVNWGWGLAVFAGVLASAYSGAILNPAVGIGLLIAGTIDAPMFFVAFAAEMVGAIIGAILCWAAYKQHFDDEPEAANKLGVFSTGPAIRSYGANFVTEVIATFVLVFIILAFADYGDVNVGVPGGLGPLTALPVALLVVGIGASLGGPTGYAINPARDLGPRIAHAILPIKGKGSSDWGYAWVPVAGPLVGGAIAAFAAPALLSL; translated from the coding sequence ATGGACGTTAATCTCGGACTGTACTTCCTCTCCGAAATGGTCGGCACGGGCCTGCTCGTGCTGCTCGGCTGCGGCGTCGTCGCGAACGTCGCCCTCGCGAAGACGAAGGGCAACGCCGGCGGGTTCCTGATGGTGAACTGGGGCTGGGGCCTCGCGGTCTTCGCCGGTGTGCTGGCCTCGGCCTACTCCGGCGCGATCCTGAACCCCGCCGTCGGCATCGGCCTGCTCATCGCCGGCACCATCGACGCACCGATGTTCTTCGTGGCGTTCGCCGCCGAGATGGTCGGCGCGATCATCGGCGCGATCCTCTGCTGGGCCGCCTACAAGCAGCACTTCGACGACGAGCCCGAGGCGGCGAACAAGCTCGGGGTGTTCTCGACCGGCCCCGCGATCCGCTCCTACGGCGCCAACTTCGTCACCGAGGTCATCGCGACCTTCGTGCTGGTGTTCATCATCCTCGCGTTCGCCGACTACGGCGACGTCAACGTCGGCGTGCCCGGCGGCCTCGGCCCGCTGACCGCCCTCCCCGTCGCCCTGCTCGTCGTCGGCATCGGCGCCTCCCTCGGTGGTCCCACCGGATACGCCATCAACCCCGCCCGTGACCTCGGCCCCCGCATCGCGCACGCGATCCTGCCGATCAAGGGCAAGGGCAGCAGCGACTGGGGCTACGCCTGGGTGCCGGTCGCGGGCCCGCTCGTCGGCGGCGCGATCGCGGCCTTCGCAGCGCCCGCTCTGCTCTCGCTGTAA
- a CDS encoding glutathione S-transferase C-terminal domain-containing protein, whose amino-acid sequence MSDTAAPSDATGSHESEHSTRGSYVTSGAEFSRDTNYIEDRIVADPAAVRRLPAPPPSKIGSLGYGLGEGAEAWPVEPGRYRLVAANACPWANRTVIVRRLLGLEDAISLGRPGPTHDARSWTFDLDPDGRDPVLGTERLQQNYFARFPGYPRGITVPAIVDIPTGGVVTNDYPQITLDFSTQWREFHREGAPNLLPRDLLDEMWPVIERVFTEVNNGVYRCGFAGSQEAYDAAYARLWDALDWLEQRLSPRRYLMGGTITEADVRLFTTLARFDPVYHGHFKTNRSKLAEMEHLWGYARDLFQTPGFGDTIDFVQIKQHYYITHEDVNPTRIVPAGPDLGNWLDPHGRERLGGEPFGDGTPPGPVREGERIAAGHNPLYQL is encoded by the coding sequence ATGTCAGACACCGCCGCACCATCAGACGCCACCGGTTCGCACGAGAGCGAGCACTCGACCAGGGGCTCGTACGTGACGAGCGGCGCCGAGTTCAGCCGCGACACGAACTACATCGAGGACCGCATCGTCGCCGACCCCGCAGCAGTCCGACGGCTGCCCGCCCCGCCGCCCTCGAAGATCGGTTCGCTGGGATACGGCCTCGGCGAGGGAGCCGAAGCGTGGCCCGTCGAGCCCGGGCGTTACCGGCTCGTCGCCGCCAACGCCTGCCCCTGGGCGAACCGCACCGTCATCGTGCGCCGGCTGCTGGGCCTCGAGGACGCGATCTCGCTCGGACGGCCCGGACCCACCCACGACGCGCGATCCTGGACCTTCGACCTCGATCCCGACGGCCGCGACCCGGTGCTCGGCACGGAGCGTCTGCAGCAGAACTACTTCGCGCGGTTCCCCGGCTACCCGCGGGGGATCACGGTGCCCGCCATCGTGGACATCCCCACCGGAGGGGTCGTCACGAACGACTACCCGCAGATCACCCTCGATTTCTCGACGCAGTGGCGCGAGTTCCACCGCGAGGGCGCGCCGAACCTGCTGCCCCGGGATCTGCTCGACGAGATGTGGCCCGTGATCGAGCGCGTCTTCACCGAGGTGAACAACGGCGTCTACCGCTGCGGCTTCGCGGGCAGCCAGGAGGCCTACGACGCCGCCTACGCCCGGCTCTGGGACGCGCTCGACTGGCTCGAGCAGCGTCTCTCGCCCCGCCGCTACCTCATGGGCGGTACGATCACCGAGGCCGACGTGCGGCTCTTCACCACGCTCGCGCGCTTCGACCCCGTGTATCACGGCCACTTCAAGACGAACCGCAGCAAGCTCGCCGAGATGGAGCACCTGTGGGGGTACGCGCGCGACCTCTTCCAGACGCCCGGCTTCGGCGACACGATCGACTTCGTGCAGATCAAGCAGCACTACTACATCACGCACGAGGACGTGAACCCCACGAGGATCGTGCCGGCCGGCCCCGACCTCGGCAACTGGCTCGACCCGCACGGGCGAGAGCGTCTCGGCGGCGAGCCGTTCGGCGACGGCACCCCGCCCGGCCCGGTGCGCGAGGGGGAGCGGATCGCCGCCGGCCACAACCCGCTCTACCAGCTGTAG
- a CDS encoding putative quinol monooxygenase: MYFIVVKYQVKPEFADVFIEHTAEFTEATRAEPGNLWFEWSRSVENPDEFVLVEAFADDEAASAHVGSEHFPKGLEAMRPLLVSTPKIVSRKVEGAGWDEMGELRIDGGA, translated from the coding sequence ATGTACTTCATCGTGGTGAAATACCAGGTCAAGCCCGAGTTCGCCGACGTCTTCATCGAGCACACTGCCGAGTTCACCGAGGCCACCCGCGCCGAGCCGGGCAACCTCTGGTTCGAGTGGTCGCGCAGCGTCGAGAACCCCGATGAGTTCGTGCTCGTCGAGGCCTTCGCCGACGACGAGGCCGCGAGCGCCCACGTGGGCTCCGAGCACTTCCCGAAGGGGCTCGAAGCGATGCGACCGCTGCTCGTCAGCACCCCGAAGATCGTGTCACGCAAGGTCGAGGGCGCCGGTTGGGACGAGATGGGCGAACTCAGGATCGACGGCGGGGCCTGA
- the gatA gene encoding Asp-tRNA(Asn)/Glu-tRNA(Gln) amidotransferase subunit GatA, with the protein MSELIKLTAAELAAKLAAGEVSSEEATRAHLDRISAVDGALNAFLATDADASLAAAREIDARRASGEVLGELAGVPLAVKDVLVTTDMPSTSGSKILEGYRSPYDATAVAKARAAGLVNIGKTNMDEFAMGSSTENSAYGPTRNQWAADRVPGGSGGGSAVAVGAFEAPLALGSDTGGSIRQPAALTGTVGVKPTYGGVSRYGAIALASSLDQIGPCARTVLDTALLHDVIAGHDRHDSTSLDFAWPSMAEAARRGADPSSLAGLRVGVVKQLMLDGLQAGVKARFDEALALLAAQGAEIVEIDAPHFEYAVAAYYLILPAEASSNLAKYDSVRFGLRVAPEGGGTVESVMSETRAAGFGAEVKRRIILGTYALSAGYYDAYYGSAQKVRTLIQRDFASAFEQVDVIASPTAPTTAWQLGAHGGDPLQDYLNDATTIPANLAGIPGLSLPIGTASEDGLPVGLQLMAPAFEDARLYRAGSAIESLIAERDGSPFWAQAPSLAGASTGEAAN; encoded by the coding sequence GTGAGCGAACTGATCAAGCTGACCGCGGCGGAGCTCGCCGCGAAGCTCGCCGCGGGCGAGGTCTCCTCGGAAGAGGCGACGCGCGCCCACCTCGACCGCATCTCCGCCGTCGACGGCGCGCTGAACGCCTTCCTCGCGACCGACGCCGACGCCTCGCTCGCAGCGGCGCGCGAGATCGACGCTCGCCGAGCCTCGGGAGAGGTCCTCGGTGAGCTCGCCGGTGTGCCGCTCGCCGTCAAGGACGTGCTCGTGACCACCGACATGCCCTCCACCTCGGGCTCCAAGATCCTCGAGGGGTACCGCTCGCCCTACGACGCGACCGCGGTCGCCAAGGCTCGCGCGGCCGGGCTCGTCAACATCGGCAAGACGAACATGGACGAGTTCGCGATGGGCTCGTCGACCGAGAACTCGGCCTACGGCCCCACCCGCAACCAGTGGGCGGCCGACCGGGTGCCCGGCGGCTCGGGCGGCGGTTCGGCCGTGGCCGTCGGCGCCTTCGAGGCCCCGCTCGCGCTCGGCTCCGACACCGGCGGCTCGATCCGCCAGCCCGCCGCCCTCACCGGCACCGTCGGCGTCAAGCCCACCTACGGCGGCGTCAGCCGCTACGGCGCGATCGCGCTCGCCTCGTCGCTCGACCAGATCGGCCCGTGCGCCCGCACCGTGCTCGACACCGCGCTGCTGCACGACGTCATCGCCGGTCACGATCGCCACGATTCGACGTCGCTCGACTTCGCTTGGCCCTCGATGGCCGAAGCCGCTCGCCGAGGCGCCGATCCCTCGAGCCTCGCGGGCCTGCGCGTGGGCGTCGTGAAGCAGCTCATGCTCGACGGCCTGCAGGCCGGGGTGAAGGCGCGCTTCGACGAGGCCCTCGCTCTGCTCGCCGCGCAGGGAGCCGAGATCGTCGAGATCGACGCTCCCCACTTCGAGTACGCCGTCGCCGCGTACTACCTGATCCTGCCCGCCGAGGCCTCCAGCAACCTCGCCAAGTACGACTCCGTGCGCTTCGGCCTGCGGGTCGCGCCCGAGGGCGGCGGCACGGTCGAGAGCGTCATGAGCGAAACCCGCGCCGCGGGCTTCGGCGCCGAGGTGAAGCGCCGCATCATCCTCGGCACCTACGCGCTCTCCGCCGGGTACTACGACGCCTACTACGGCAGCGCGCAGAAGGTGCGCACCCTGATCCAGCGAGACTTCGCGAGCGCCTTCGAACAGGTCGACGTGATCGCGTCGCCCACCGCGCCCACCACCGCGTGGCAGCTCGGCGCCCACGGCGGCGACCCGCTGCAGGACTACCTCAACGATGCCACGACGATCCCCGCGAACCTCGCGGGCATCCCGGGGCTCAGCCTGCCCATCGGCACCGCGAGCGAGGACGGCCTGCCGGTCGGCCTGCAGCTCATGGCGCCCGCCTTCGAGGACGCGCGGCTGTACCGCGCCGGCTCCGCGATCGAGAGCCTCATCGCCGAGCGCGACGGCTCGCCCTTCTGGGCGCAGGCCCCCTCCCTTGCAGGTGCTTCGACCGGAGAGGCGGCGAACTGA
- the gatC gene encoding Asp-tRNA(Asn)/Glu-tRNA(Gln) amidotransferase subunit GatC, translated as MPETPAAERAGASGEITAQTVQHLAGLARIALTDAEIDSLTTELDSILANIAKVSEVARDDVPATSHPIPLNNVTRPDEIADVLTREQALANAPETTDGMFRVSSILGEEQ; from the coding sequence ATGCCTGAGACCCCTGCGGCAGAACGTGCCGGGGCGAGCGGCGAGATCACGGCGCAGACCGTGCAGCATCTCGCCGGCCTCGCCCGGATCGCCCTCACCGACGCGGAGATCGACTCGCTCACGACTGAGCTCGACTCGATCCTCGCCAATATCGCCAAGGTCAGCGAGGTCGCGCGCGACGACGTGCCGGCCACGAGCCATCCGATCCCGCTGAACAACGTGACGCGGCCCGACGAGATCGCCGACGTGCTCACCCGCGAGCAGGCGCTGGCGAACGCGCCCGAGACGACCGACGGCATGTTCAGGGTCTCGTCGATCCTGGGCGAAGAGCAGTGA
- the ligA gene encoding NAD-dependent DNA ligase LigA, with the protein MNENAQIPIDFDEARAEAERLAVEIERLRRAYYSEATSLVSDAEYDEMFHRLEALERAFPELAGQDSPTREVGAAVVSAGFPEHEHAERMLSLDNVFSLDEFREWAEKTRAAAGRDVRWLSELKIDGLAISLAYRRGVLETATTRGDGRVGEDITENVELIPVIPRELHGEGIPDFFEARGEVFLSSENFEALNERQHELQAEYAAEQRAKGVPEERISIRYPEFANARNTAAGTLRQRAEKKSETDLALMRDRLGRLSLYVHGIGAWQHPGIENQSEVYGLLGEWGLPVSPHSRVFDTIDEVVAFIADRGEHRHDVEHEIDGIVVKVDELDLHAELGETSRAPRWAIAYKYPPEEVHTRLIDIRVGVGRTGRATPYAVMEPVKVAGSTVRQATLHNQQVVKAKGVLIGDTVVLRKAGDVIPEVLGAVLELRDGSEVEWQMPERCPECGTPLRPMKEGDIDLRCPNARACPAQVRGRVEHIGSRGALDVEVLGEITAAALTQPEVPADPPLETEAGLFDLSLEELVPITVVVRDSETGEPVIDEETGEPRRRSPFQRVLLEYPPEAEGLDPAARRKAGYRKDHRVILPSKDAETFLAELEKAKTKPLWRLLVALNIRHVGPVAARALAEWFGSLDAVREASVEELSEVDGVGGIIAESLKEWFEVDWHREIVDRWAAAGVQWSTPGHPSPGAAVAKGGVLAGLTVVATGTLEGFTRDEAKEAIIQAGGKAASSVSKKTDYVAAGPGAGSKETKARDLGIPVLDAAQFAVLVTEGPAALAQDDDEAVTDAEEGTAGAGGTETNGSEASGAGE; encoded by the coding sequence GTGAACGAGAACGCGCAGATCCCCATAGACTTTGATGAGGCGCGCGCCGAGGCCGAGCGCCTGGCCGTCGAGATCGAGCGCCTGCGCCGCGCCTACTACTCAGAGGCGACGAGCCTCGTCTCCGACGCCGAGTACGACGAGATGTTCCACCGGCTCGAAGCGCTCGAACGGGCCTTCCCCGAACTCGCGGGGCAGGACAGTCCCACGCGCGAGGTCGGCGCCGCCGTCGTGTCGGCCGGGTTCCCCGAGCACGAGCACGCCGAGCGCATGCTCAGCCTCGACAACGTCTTCTCGCTCGACGAGTTCCGCGAGTGGGCCGAGAAGACCCGCGCCGCCGCCGGCCGCGACGTGCGCTGGCTCTCCGAATTGAAGATCGATGGGCTCGCGATCAGCCTCGCCTACCGGCGCGGCGTGCTCGAGACCGCGACCACCCGAGGCGACGGCCGGGTGGGCGAGGACATCACCGAGAACGTCGAGCTGATCCCGGTGATCCCGCGTGAACTGCACGGCGAGGGCATCCCCGACTTCTTCGAGGCCCGCGGCGAGGTGTTCCTCAGCAGCGAGAACTTCGAGGCGCTCAACGAGCGTCAGCACGAGTTGCAGGCCGAATACGCCGCCGAGCAGCGCGCCAAGGGCGTGCCCGAGGAGCGCATCTCGATCCGCTATCCCGAGTTCGCGAACGCGCGGAACACCGCCGCGGGCACCCTGCGCCAGCGCGCCGAGAAGAAGAGCGAGACCGACCTGGCGCTCATGCGCGACCGGCTCGGGCGGCTCTCCCTGTACGTGCACGGCATCGGCGCCTGGCAACACCCCGGCATTGAGAACCAGTCCGAGGTGTACGGCCTGCTCGGCGAGTGGGGGCTGCCCGTCTCGCCCCACTCGCGCGTCTTCGACACCATCGACGAGGTCGTCGCGTTCATCGCCGACCGCGGCGAGCACCGGCACGACGTCGAGCACGAGATCGACGGCATCGTGGTGAAGGTCGACGAGCTTGACCTGCACGCCGAGCTCGGCGAGACGAGTCGGGCTCCGCGCTGGGCGATCGCCTACAAGTACCCGCCCGAGGAGGTGCACACCCGCCTCATCGACATCCGCGTGGGGGTCGGCCGCACCGGTCGGGCGACGCCTTACGCCGTCATGGAGCCCGTGAAGGTCGCCGGATCGACGGTGCGCCAGGCCACCCTGCACAATCAGCAGGTCGTCAAGGCCAAGGGGGTGCTCATCGGCGACACGGTCGTGCTGCGCAAGGCGGGCGACGTGATCCCCGAGGTGCTCGGAGCCGTGCTCGAACTGCGCGACGGCAGCGAGGTCGAGTGGCAGATGCCCGAGCGCTGCCCCGAGTGCGGCACCCCTCTGCGCCCCATGAAAGAGGGCGACATCGATCTGCGCTGCCCCAACGCGCGCGCCTGCCCCGCTCAGGTGCGCGGCCGTGTCGAGCACATCGGGTCGCGGGGCGCGCTCGACGTCGAGGTGCTCGGCGAGATCACGGCGGCTGCGCTCACGCAGCCCGAGGTGCCCGCCGATCCGCCGCTCGAGACCGAGGCCGGGCTCTTCGACCTGAGCCTCGAAGAGCTCGTGCCCATCACCGTCGTGGTGCGCGACAGCGAGACCGGCGAGCCGGTGATCGACGAGGAGACGGGCGAGCCGAGGCGGCGCTCGCCGTTCCAGCGCGTGCTGCTCGAGTACCCGCCCGAGGCCGAGGGACTCGATCCCGCGGCGCGGCGCAAGGCCGGCTACCGCAAAGACCATCGTGTGATCCTGCCCTCGAAGGACGCCGAGACGTTCCTCGCCGAACTCGAGAAGGCCAAGACCAAGCCGCTGTGGCGGCTGCTCGTCGCCCTCAACATCAGGCACGTGGGCCCCGTGGCGGCACGGGCTCTCGCCGAGTGGTTCGGCTCGCTCGACGCGGTCCGGGAGGCGTCGGTCGAAGAGCTCTCCGAGGTCGACGGCGTGGGGGGCATCATCGCCGAATCGCTCAAGGAGTGGTTCGAGGTCGACTGGCACCGCGAGATCGTGGATCGCTGGGCCGCGGCCGGGGTGCAGTGGTCGACTCCCGGGCACCCCAGCCCCGGCGCCGCGGTCGCGAAGGGCGGGGTGCTCGCAGGGCTCACCGTCGTCGCGACCGGCACGCTCGAGGGGTTCACGCGCGATGAGGCCAAGGAGGCGATCATCCAGGCCGGCGGCAAGGCGGCCTCGAGCGTCTCGAAGAAGACCGACTACGTGGCGGCGGGCCCGGGGGCGGGCTCGAAGGAGACGAAGGCCAGGGATCTCGGCATCCCCGTGCTCGACGCCGCGCAGTTCGCCGTGCTCGTCACCGAGGGCCCGGCGGCGCTCGCTCAGGACGACGACGAGGCCGTGACTGACGCGGAGGAGGGCACCGCGGGCGCGGGCGGCACCGAGACGAACGGCTCGGAGGCGAGCGGCGCGGGGGAGTGA
- the gatB gene encoding Asp-tRNA(Asn)/Glu-tRNA(Gln) amidotransferase subunit GatB, whose amino-acid sequence MAKTKLMDFEKALELFEPVIGLEVHVELNTRTKMFSSAPNAFGSDPNTNLTPVCLGLPGALPVINEQAVRSSISLGLALGCEIAEVSGFARKNYFYPDMAKNYQISQYDDPIAYDGSVEIELASGRVVHVPIERAHMEEDAGKLNHVGGSTGRIQGAEYSLVDYNRAGVPLVEIVTRPVFGGEADTPEIAAAYVATIREIVIALGISDARMERGNLRCDANVSLRPRGNEGAGMSVLGTRTETKNVNSLRSIERAVRYEIQRQAQILADGGSITQETRHWHEDTGETSPGRPKSDADDYRYFPEPDLAPLTPSRELVEELRAALPEHPTLRTRRLKQEWQFSALEFQDVVNAGLLSSIEATVSAGVPPQTARKWWTGEIARIANERSAVPAELITPQQIASVVELVDAGTLNDKLARQVIAGIIDGEGTAAEIVEARGLGIVSDDGALIEAVDAALAEQPDVLAKIRDGKVQAAGAIIGAVMKAMRGQADAARVRELVLERAK is encoded by the coding sequence ATGGCCAAGACCAAGCTGATGGACTTCGAGAAGGCCCTCGAGCTCTTCGAGCCGGTGATCGGCCTCGAGGTGCACGTCGAGCTCAACACCCGCACGAAGATGTTCTCGTCGGCGCCGAACGCGTTCGGGTCCGACCCCAACACCAACCTCACCCCCGTGTGCCTCGGCCTGCCCGGAGCGCTGCCCGTGATCAACGAGCAGGCGGTGCGCAGCTCGATCAGCCTCGGGCTCGCGCTCGGGTGCGAGATCGCCGAGGTCTCGGGCTTCGCCCGCAAGAACTACTTCTACCCCGACATGGCGAAGAACTATCAGATCTCGCAGTACGACGATCCCATCGCGTACGACGGATCGGTGGAGATCGAACTCGCCTCGGGCCGCGTCGTGCACGTGCCCATCGAGCGCGCCCACATGGAGGAGGACGCGGGCAAGCTCAACCACGTGGGCGGCTCGACCGGCCGCATCCAGGGCGCCGAGTACTCGCTCGTCGACTACAACCGCGCAGGCGTGCCCCTCGTCGAGATCGTCACCCGTCCCGTCTTCGGCGGCGAAGCCGACACTCCCGAGATCGCAGCGGCCTACGTGGCGACCATCCGCGAGATCGTCATCGCGCTCGGCATCTCCGACGCCCGCATGGAGCGGGGCAACCTGCGGTGCGACGCGAATGTCTCGCTGCGCCCCCGCGGCAACGAGGGCGCCGGGATGTCGGTGCTCGGCACCCGCACCGAGACGAAGAACGTGAACTCGCTGCGCTCGATCGAGCGGGCGGTGCGCTACGAGATCCAGCGCCAGGCGCAGATCCTCGCCGACGGCGGCTCCATCACGCAGGAAACGCGCCACTGGCACGAGGACACGGGCGAGACCTCGCCGGGTCGGCCCAAGAGCGACGCCGACGACTACCGCTACTTCCCCGAGCCCGACCTCGCGCCGCTCACCCCGTCGCGCGAGCTCGTCGAGGAGCTGCGGGCCGCGCTGCCCGAGCACCCGACGCTGCGCACCCGACGCCTGAAGCAGGAGTGGCAGTTCAGCGCACTCGAGTTCCAGGACGTGGTGAACGCGGGCCTGCTCTCCAGCATCGAGGCCACCGTGAGCGCCGGCGTGCCGCCGCAGACCGCCCGCAAGTGGTGGACGGGCGAGATCGCACGCATCGCGAACGAGCGCTCGGCAGTGCCCGCCGAGCTCATCACGCCCCAGCAGATCGCCTCGGTCGTGGAGCTCGTCGACGCCGGCACGCTCAACGACAAGCTGGCCCGACAGGTCATCGCTGGCATCATCGACGGCGAGGGCACGGCGGCCGAGATCGTCGAAGCTCGCGGGCTCGGGATCGTCTCCGACGACGGCGCGCTCATCGAGGCCGTCGACGCGGCTCTCGCCGAGCAGCCTGACGTGCTCGCGAAGATCCGTGACGGCAAGGTGCAGGCCGCGGGAGCCATCATCGGCGCCGTCATGAAAGCGATGCGCGGCCAGGCCGACGCGGCCCGAGTGCGCGAGCTGGTACTGGAACGCGCGAAGTAG
- a CDS encoding DNA-3-methyladenine glycosylase I, whose translation MPQEPRQMVRASWAGQDPLLTHYYDTEWGMPVTDEAGVFERLSLEGFQSGLSWITVLRKREAFREAFAGFEPRRVAVFDEGDVERLLQHEGIIRNRRKIMATVENARTSLRLREETGEGLSELVWSYMPERSPTPETDADVPSTSPESHALAKELKRRGFSFVGPTTVYALMCAIGIVDVHLMSSHRRGCSGLWNPDGTRREPEPGPR comes from the coding sequence ATGCCTCAGGAACCGCGCCAGATGGTTCGTGCGAGCTGGGCAGGGCAGGATCCCCTGCTGACCCATTACTACGACACCGAGTGGGGGATGCCGGTCACCGACGAGGCGGGGGTGTTCGAACGGCTGAGCCTGGAGGGCTTCCAATCCGGTCTCTCCTGGATCACCGTGCTGCGCAAGCGCGAGGCCTTCCGCGAGGCATTCGCGGGATTCGAGCCGCGGCGCGTGGCCGTGTTCGACGAGGGCGACGTCGAACGCCTGCTCCAGCACGAAGGCATCATCCGCAACCGGCGCAAGATCATGGCCACGGTCGAGAACGCGCGCACGTCGCTGCGCCTGCGAGAGGAGACGGGGGAGGGCTTGTCCGAGCTGGTCTGGTCGTACATGCCCGAGCGCTCTCCGACGCCCGAGACCGACGCCGATGTGCCCTCGACGTCGCCCGAGTCGCACGCGCTCGCGAAGGAGCTGAAGCGCCGAGGGTTCAGCTTCGTCGGCCCGACGACGGTGTACGCGCTCATGTGCGCCATCGGCATCGTCGACGTCCACCTCATGAGCAGCCACCGGCGAGGGTGCTCGGGCCTCTGGAACCCTGACGGCACCCGCAGGGAGCCCGAGCCCGGCCCTCGGTAG